A window of Clostridioides sp. ES-S-0010-02 genomic DNA:
ATTGGAGTCGGTGCAGGTAATACACCAGCAATAATTGATGACAGCGCAGATATAAAAACTGCTGTAAATTCAATTCTTGTATCTAAGACATTCGATAATGGTATGATATGTGCTTCTGAACAATCAGTTATAGTATTGGAAAATATATATAATGAAGTTAAAAAAGAATTTAAAGAGCGTGGTGCTTACTTATTAAATAAAGAAGAAACAGAAAAATTAAGAAATGTAATTTTAGTAAATGGGGGATTAAACTCTAAAATCGTTGGTCAAACAGCTTGCACAATAGCAACATTAGCAGGTTTTGAAGTTCCAGTTGATGCTAAAGTTTTAATAGGTGAGGTTGAATCAGTTGAAATAGAAGAAGCTTTTGCTCATGAAAAACTTTCACCAGTACTTGCAATGTATAAAGCAAACAACTTTGATGATGCAGTTAGTAAAGCAGAAAAATTGGTAGAAGATGGAGGGTTTGGTCATACATCTTCATTATATATTGATGATGTAAATCAGAGAGAAAAGCTTGATAAATTTACTAAAGCTATGAAAACTTGTAGAATTTTAATTAATACTCCTTCTTCTCAAGGGGGTATAGGTGATTTATATAATTTTAAACTAGCTCCTTCTCTTACTTTAGGATGTGGTTCTTGGGGAGGAAATTCAGTATCTGAAAATGTAGGAGTTAAGCACTTACTTAATATTAAGACAGTAGCTGAGAGGAGAGAAAATATGCTTTGGTTTAGAGCACCAGAAAAAGTTTATTTTAAAAAAGGTTGTTTAGGAGTGGCGTTAAAAGAACTTAAAGATGTAATGAATAAAAAGAGAGCTTTTATTGTAACAGATACATTCCTTTACAATAATGGATATACTAAGACAGTTACTGACTTATTAGATGAAATGAACATCAAGCATACTACTTTCTTTGAAGTTGAACCAGACCCAACTTTAGAATGTGCTAAGATAGGTGCTAAAGCTATGAGAGAGTTTAATCCAGATGTAATAATATCTATAGGTGGAGGAAGTGCAATGGATGCAGGTAAGATAATGTGGACATTATATGAGCATCCAGAAGTAGATTTCCAAGACCTAGCAATGAGATTTATGGATATAAGAAAAAGAGTGTATGCGTTCCCTAAAATGGGTGAAAAAGCTAGTTTTGTAGCTATACCAACATCAGCAGGGACTGGTTCAGAAGTAACTCCATTTGCAGTTATAACTGACCAAGATACAGGTGTTAAATATCCATTAGCTGATTATGAGTTGATGCCAAATATGGCTATAGTTGATGCGGATATGATGATGAATATGCCAAAAGGATTAACTTCTGCTTCTGGTATTGATGCTTTGACTCATGCATTAGAAGCATATGTATCTATGCTTGCAACTGACTATACAAATGGTCTAGCTTTACAAGCTATTAAGAGCATATTTGAATATCTTCCACGTGCATACGATAATGGAGCAAAAGACTCAGAAGCAAGAGAAAAAATGGCAAATGCTTCTACAATGGCAGGAATGGCTTTTGCAAATGCATTTTTAGGTGTTTGTCACTCTATGGCTCACAAGTTAGGTGCTTTCCATCATGTACCACATGGTGTTGCAAATGCTCTTTTAATAACAGGTGTTATGAAATTTAATTCTTCTAATGCACCAAAGAAAATGGGAGCTTTCTCTCAATATAAGTATCCAGAGGCATTAAAGAGATACGCTGAAATAGCTTCATTCTTGGGATTAAAAGGAAATTCTGATGAAGAAAAATTCCAAAGTTTATTGATAGCTATTGAAGATTTAAAGAGTAAAGTTGGTATTCCTAAAACTATAAAAGAATTTGGTGTTGAGGAATCTAAATTTATAGATTCACTAGATGAAATGGTGATTCAAGCCTTTGATGACCAATGTACAGGTGCGAATCCAAGATATCCTCTTATGAATGAAATAAAAGAAATGTATTTAAATTCATATTATGGAAAATAAATTTACTATAAAACTTACTATAAAATAAATAAACTAAAATCCTGTATACATTAGATATATAATATCATTGTATATGGGATTTTTCATTTAAAAAAACATAAATAGTTTTGAAACTTTAATTCAAAATTCAATTAAATAATGTTATTATAATAATTAGAATGAATCTATATGTAATATTTGGGTATATTTGTATGTAAGATAAGTAATAAATTTGTATTAATAAAGATATAAATAGGGATATAAAGTGTTGACTAATTAAGGGAGGGGTAAGATGACTAAAAGAAATAAAAGTGTTACATTAATTATAATTCTTTTAATGGCATCATTATTTCTGATATTAGGATATCTATATATAGAAGATACAAGAAAACTTCTTATATCAGAGGCAGAAGTACATATAAAAGAAGTTGCGATACAAGGTTCTCAGTTAGCACAAAGACAAATTGAAAAAGATTTAGATATTTTAAATATTTTTTCAAGTTATTATACTTCAAATCCTAACATGTCTAATGAAGAAAAAATAAAAAAGCTTTTAGATGAAATGGAAAACCAAAAATTTTATACTATGGCAATTGTTGATATAAATGGGAATGCAGAAAATACTAAGGGTAATAAGTTTTCTGTTAAGGATAGAGAATTCTTCAAAAATTCAATTAATGGTAAAAAGTATGTTTCAAGCCCATATATTGATGAAGTAAATAAGTCTGTAAAAAAGATTACTATCTCAGTACCAATATTAAATAATGATAAAGTAGTTGGAGTTTTGTATTGTACTTATGATGTCAATACTCTAATGAAACTTATAAATGTATCTTTTTATGAAAATAATAGTATATCTTATGTTGTAAAAAATAATGGGACAGTTATACTTCATCCTCAACAAGATAGATTATCAAGAAATATTTATGAATTGTTAAAGCAGGATAATGATATTAAAGATGTAAATCAATTAAAAAAACAATTAGAAGAAAATAAAACAGGTGCTGCAATCTTAAATATGTCAGGAGAAAGACGATACCTAGGATATGCTACTATGGATAATGGAAAGAAAAAAGATAATTATATAAAGGATTGGAACTTGATTTTTTCAATTCCAGAAAATGTTATATTCCGTAATTCTGAGCAAATTATTAAGAGAGCTGTATATGCAGTATTATTGATTATATTTGTGTTTATTGCAATTATTTTCTATATAATGTACATAAAAAAATCTAATGAAAAAGAAATATTAAGTTTAGCATATGAAGATAGAGTTACACATATAGGAAATCAAAATAAATTTTATAGAGAATGTAGTAAGTATCTTTTAAATAAACCATCTTTAAATTATATTATAGTATATTTTGATATTGATAATTTTAAAATGATTAATGATACTTTTGGATATGAATTTGGTGATAATCTATTAATTACTATAGCAAGTGCTTTAAAAGAGGAACTAACAGAAGGTGAAATATATGCACGGCTTTCAAGTGACTATTTTGCTATTTTTTGTGAATACAAAAATGGAAGAAATAAAATTATAAAAAAAATTGATAGTATACGAAGTAATATTGAAAATAATCTAAATACAGTATTTGAAATTTCTCTTTGTGTGGGTATTTACTTCGTAGAAGAAGGAGAAGTAGATGCTCAAAAGGCTGTAAATAAAGCTAATATGGCAAGGTCTATTGCCAAAGGTAAAAATATAAACTATGCTATTTATAATGAAGATGTTAGAAATAAGCTTAGTGAGGAATCTATAATTTTAGATGATATAAAGACAGCATTAGTAAAGAATCAATTTGAAGTTTATTATCAACCTAAGTTTTCACTTGTAAATGGTGAGATGATAGGAAGTGAAGCACTGATAAGATGGAATCATCCTGAACATGGGTTTATAAGTCCAGCTATATTTATTCCAATAGCAGAAAAAAGTCAATTGATTTTAAAAATAGGTAGATTTGTATTTGAAAGAGTTTGTAGCGATTTATCTAAATGGGAAAAACAAGGGAAAAAATTAGTACCAGTTTCAGTAAACCTATCTAGAGTTGAGTTATATCAACCAGATATTGTAAAATTTATCAATAGTACTATCCAAACATATAACATACATTCAAATTTAATTGAATTAGAGATAACAGAAACTGTAGTTATTAATGAATTAAATATACTAAAAAGTGTTTTAAATGAATTAAGGAAGCATGGATTTTCAATTTCTATGGATGATTTTGGAACAGGTTATTCTTCTATTAGTTGTCTAAGGGACATGCCAATTGATGTATTAAAATTAGATAAGTCTTTTCTTAATGGTATTGAAAATGATGAGAAAAGTCGTAATATAGCAAAGTCTATAGTATCTCTAGCAAAATCATTAGATTTAATTGTAATTATAGAAGGCGTTGAGAGTAAGAAACAGGCTGAGTTAATGAAGCAATTTGGATGTGATTTAGTTCAGGGGTTTTATTTTGCAAGACCAATGCCAGTTCAAAATTTTATGAAATTACTTTAAAAATAAAATTTATTTTTTCATATAAAACACTATTATATATGCTTGGATTTAATAAATGCTTGCTAGATAATTAGTGTTTTTATTTTGTAAGATTCAGATATGAGGAAAGTAATTATCTTTTATAAAAATCTGTTAAAAATAAATTATTTTGGATATAAATATGTTATTAACAAAAGAATAGTACTATAATGTATAGATGATAAAAAACTTAAATAAAAATTTAATGATAGGAGTTGTTTGAGTATGATAGATATAAGCATTGATAAAAAACTTAAGGACAAATGGCCTGATGCAAAATTAGGATGTATCCAAGCAAAAGTAGTAGTAAATAAAAGCTCAGAAAAGTTAATAAATGGGATAAATGAGTTTTGTGATATTTTGAATCAAAAGCTAGAAATTGAAGATATTACGAAATTGGATAAGATTAAAGATGCAAGAGATGCATATAAAGAACTTGGTAAAAATCCAAGTAGATATAGAACGTCTTCAGAAGCATTAGTTAGAAGAATTGTTCAAGGTAAGGGTCTATATACAATAAATAATATAGTTGAAATAAATAATCTAATATCTATAAAATCATTATATCCAGTTGGTACATATAATGTAAGTAAACTACATCCACCAATATGTTTTACTGTAGGTGATGAAGGCGAGCAGTATAAAGGTATTGGAAAAGAGTTGATAAATATAGAAAATCTACCTATATTATCTG
This region includes:
- a CDS encoding EAL domain-containing protein, whose protein sequence is MTKRNKSVTLIIILLMASLFLILGYLYIEDTRKLLISEAEVHIKEVAIQGSQLAQRQIEKDLDILNIFSSYYTSNPNMSNEEKIKKLLDEMENQKFYTMAIVDINGNAENTKGNKFSVKDREFFKNSINGKKYVSSPYIDEVNKSVKKITISVPILNNDKVVGVLYCTYDVNTLMKLINVSFYENNSISYVVKNNGTVILHPQQDRLSRNIYELLKQDNDIKDVNQLKKQLEENKTGAAILNMSGERRYLGYATMDNGKKKDNYIKDWNLIFSIPENVIFRNSEQIIKRAVYAVLLIIFVFIAIIFYIMYIKKSNEKEILSLAYEDRVTHIGNQNKFYRECSKYLLNKPSLNYIIVYFDIDNFKMINDTFGYEFGDNLLITIASALKEELTEGEIYARLSSDYFAIFCEYKNGRNKIIKKIDSIRSNIENNLNTVFEISLCVGIYFVEEGEVDAQKAVNKANMARSIAKGKNINYAIYNEDVRNKLSEESIILDDIKTALVKNQFEVYYQPKFSLVNGEMIGSEALIRWNHPEHGFISPAIFIPIAEKSQLILKIGRFVFERVCSDLSKWEKQGKKLVPVSVNLSRVELYQPDIVKFINSTIQTYNIHSNLIELEITETVVINELNILKSVLNELRKHGFSISMDDFGTGYSSISCLRDMPIDVLKLDKSFLNGIENDEKSRNIAKSIVSLAKSLDLIVIIEGVESKKQAELMKQFGCDLVQGFYFARPMPVQNFMKLL
- the adhE gene encoding bifunctional acetaldehyde-CoA/alcohol dehydrogenase, with the protein product MADNACVVNNVENLVKKLAKIREAQRIFATYTQEQVDKIFLAASLAANKQRVPLAIMAQKETGMGIAEDKVIKNHYASEYIYNAYKETKTCGVIERDEAFGMTKIAEPIGVVAAVIPTTNPTSTAIFKSLLALKTRNGIIFSPHPRAKNSTIEAAKVVLEAAVLAGAPEGIIGWIDEPSLELTTTVMKEVDLTLATGGPGMVKSAYSSGKPAIGVGAGNTPAIIDDSADIKTAVNSILVSKTFDNGMICASEQSVIVLENIYNEVKKEFKERGAYLLNKEETEKLRNVILVNGGLNSKIVGQTACTIATLAGFEVPVDAKVLIGEVESVEIEEAFAHEKLSPVLAMYKANNFDDAVSKAEKLVEDGGFGHTSSLYIDDVNQREKLDKFTKAMKTCRILINTPSSQGGIGDLYNFKLAPSLTLGCGSWGGNSVSENVGVKHLLNIKTVAERRENMLWFRAPEKVYFKKGCLGVALKELKDVMNKKRAFIVTDTFLYNNGYTKTVTDLLDEMNIKHTTFFEVEPDPTLECAKIGAKAMREFNPDVIISIGGGSAMDAGKIMWTLYEHPEVDFQDLAMRFMDIRKRVYAFPKMGEKASFVAIPTSAGTGSEVTPFAVITDQDTGVKYPLADYELMPNMAIVDADMMMNMPKGLTSASGIDALTHALEAYVSMLATDYTNGLALQAIKSIFEYLPRAYDNGAKDSEAREKMANASTMAGMAFANAFLGVCHSMAHKLGAFHHVPHGVANALLITGVMKFNSSNAPKKMGAFSQYKYPEALKRYAEIASFLGLKGNSDEEKFQSLLIAIEDLKSKVGIPKTIKEFGVEESKFIDSLDEMVIQAFDDQCTGANPRYPLMNEIKEMYLNSYYGK